The Thermodesulfobacteriota bacterium region GGGCGGTGTCGCCGGCCGAGCCGATCAGGATAATCCGTCCGTGGCGGGAGCGCACCTCCTCAACGTTGGAGATCACCTTTTCATAAACCGCATCCCGGGGCGCCAGGGTCAGGACCGGCATGTCCCGGTCGATGAGGGCAATGGGGCCGTGCTTCATCTCGCCAGCGGCATAGCCTTCGGCGTGGATATACGAGATCTCCTTGAGCTTCAATGCCCCTTCCAGGGCAATGGGGAAGTGGAGCCCCCGGCCCAGGTAGAGAAAGTCCCGGCTGTCGGCGAAGGCCCGGGCCAGGGCCTGGCTTTCGGCCTGGATGCGGGGCAGCTCCTGCTCGAGGATGGCTGGCAGCTCGACCAGGCCGTGCACCAGCACCCGTTGCTCCTCCCGGGACAAGGTGCCCCGCACCTGGGCCAGCTGGAGGGCCAGAAGGGCCAGCGCCGCCAGCTGGCTGGTGAAGGCCTTGGTGGAGGCGACCCCGATCTCCGGACCGGCGTGGGTATAGAGGGTGCCATCCGCCTCCCGGGTCATGGTGGAGCCGACGACATTGCAGATGGCCAGGATCGGCGAGCCCAACCTCTTGGCCAGCCGCATCCCGGCCAGGGTGTCTGCCGTCTCGCCGGACTGGGAGATGGGCACGGTGATCACCCGCTCATCCAGGACCAGCGAGCGGTAGCGGAATTCGGAGGCGATATCCACCTCCACCGGCAGCCGCGCCCAGCGCTCGATCCAGTACTTGCCCACCAGGGCCGCATGCCAGGAGGTGCCGCAGGCGACGAAACAGACCCGCTCCGCCCGCTGCCAGACCTCGGCCGGCAGGCCGATCTCGGACAGATCCACCAGCCCGGTCTCCGGATTCAGGCGGCCCCGGAGGGTGCTCTGGACGGCCTGGGGCTGCTCGAAGATCTCCTTGAGCATGAAATGCTTGAAGCCGGCCTTCTCGGCCATGGCAGCGTTCCAGTCGATGTGCTGCACCGGCTTGTCCACCGGTATCCCATCCGCCAGCCGGCTGACCGCGATGCGATCGGCCGAAAGCTCCGCCATCTCCTGGTCGTCCAGGTACAGCACCTCCCGGGTGTACGGCAGCAGGGCCGGGACGTCCGAGGCCATGAAGGCGCCACCGCCCTCCTTCACCCCCAGCACCAGGGGGCTCTGGTTGCGGGCTGCGATCAGCCGGTCCGGCGCGCCCTGCCACAACACCCCCACCGCGTACGAGCCGTCCACCCGGCCCAGGGCCTGCCGCACCGCCGCTGCCAGCGCCAGCCCCTGGGCCAGGGCCTCCTCCACCAGATGCGCCACCACCTCGGTGTCCGTCTCCGAGGCAAAGACATGGCCGCGGCCTTTCAGCTCCTCCCGCAAGGAATGGTAGTTCTCGATGATGCCGTTATGGACCACCACCAGCCGGCCGGTGCAGTCGCTGTGGGGGTGGGCATTGGCCTCGGTGGGCGCGCCATGGGTGGCCCAGCGGGTATGGCCGAGCCCGATGTGGCTGGCCAGATCCTGGCGTCCCTCCAGGGCCTCCTCCAGATTCACCAGCTTGCCCTGGCAGCGCTGCCGCACCAGCTCACCGCCGTGCAGAAAGACCACCCCTGCCGAGTCGTAGCCCCGGTATTCCAGCCGCTTCAGGCCCTCCACCAGCACGGGCACGGCCTGCCGTGGCCCCACGTAGCCAACGATCCCACACATAGTGCCTCCTTGTCGCTCCACAGGACTGGATCTCGATATCGGGCGCGCCGGCCGGCGCGCCCGATCGTTATAGCCTATCGGCCACCTTTTTGAAACAGGATGATCTTGCCGTGCAAAACGAACCGCAGAATGTCCAACAAGGGATTTCGAAGGTTGAAGGGAGCGGTTGGACATTCCTTGTTCGGTATTCTGCATTCGTTGTTGGAGCCCTACGTCAGCCAGGCGCGGCCCCTGGCTCCTCCCATCGAAAGGCCCATGACTTGCCCCGGGGCGGCCAGGGCCGAAGGTTGACACTCCCTGGGCCCGTCCGTATAATGCGGTGGCCTTCTTTGACCCCAGCGGTCCGCCCCTCAACCTGGTGCCCCACCCATTCATGACCACCAACGACCTGGGCTCGTTCTTTGCCTCTGTCGGCCTCCTGGTCGAGCCCGCCTACGTGGCCGAAGGCGCCTGCATCCGGGCCGCCAACGACGCCCTGGCCCACCTGCTGGGCTACCGCCGCGAGGAGCTGACCGGCCGCCCTCTGGCGGACATCGCCCCGGCGGCCCACCAGGAAGTCGTCGTCCGCACGCAGGCCGCAGGCGAAGACGTGGAGGGCTTCCGCACCCACGCCATCCATCGGACCGGCGCCCTCATCGACGTGGTCCTGGGGCTGCAGCCCGTGGAGATGCCCAACGGTCGGGCGGTGCAGGTGGCCTTCAAGAAGGCCTGCATGCTCAGCCTGCCGGAGACGGTGACCGCTGCCGAGGCCAGGGCCGATGTGGAGCGGGTGAGCGCCGAGCTGGCCCGGGCCCGCGAGGAGACCCAGCGCCTCGCCCTCCACAAGGAGCAGCTGCTGGGCGCCATGCGGGAGATGGTGTTTCTGATCAGCCAGGACCACGTCATCGAGTACATGAACCCGAGTGCCCAGGCGGCCTTCGGGCCCATGCGCGGCCAGCTCTGTCACGTCGCGCTGCACGGCCAGGCCGAGCCCTGCCCCGAGCCCTGCCCGCTTACCCTCATCGACTCCGAGGCCCGGGGGGCCGAGCTGGTGGAAACGTGCCTCGGCGATCGGGACGTGGAGTATTCGGCGGTGCGCTTCGAGGGCTACCGGGGGGATGTGCTGGCCCTGGTGGTCATGCGGGATGTCACCAAGCGCAAGCAGATGGAGCGGGAGATCGAAGCCTTCAACAGCAACCTGGAGGAGGTCATCCAGAAGAAGATCAGCCAGCTCAAGGAGAGCGAAAGCATCCGCCTGCAGCTCGCCCAGGAGGTGAACGTCCTGCGCAGCCAGTTGGATGCCGAAGGTGAGCAGGATGGGCTCATCGGCAACAGCAGTGCCATCCGGGAGATCCGGGAGATCGCTCGCAATCTGGCGGCCACCGATGCCACCGTGCTCATCACCGGCGAGTCCGGCACCGGCAAGGAGCTGGTGGCCAACCTCATCCACCGCAACAGCACCCGGCGGGATCGGGTGTTCCTGAAGTTCAACTGCGCGGCGGTGAGCGAAAGCCTTCTGGAGAGCGACCTCTTCGGCTACGAGCGGGGGGCCTTCACCGGCGCTACCGCCCGCCGCAAGGGGAAGTTCGAGTTCGCGGACGGCGGCTCCATCTTTCTGGACGAGATTGGCGACATCAGCCCCCGGATGCAGGTGGCCCTCCTGCGGGTGCTCCAGAACGGTGAGATCCAGCGGGTCGGCTCCTCGGAGACGGTCCTGGTGGATGTCCGGGTGATCGCCTCGACCAATGCCAATCTGCCGGTCAAGGTGATGCGAAACGAGTTCCGGGAGGATCTCTACTACCGCCTGAACATCATCAACATCCACCTGCCGCCGTTGCGGGATCGCAAGGACGACATTGTTCCCCTCGCCTCACACTTCGTGCGCAAGTACCGGAAGGACTTCAGCAAGAATATCGATTTCGTCCCCATGGAGGTCATCAACCGCCTCCTGGCCTACGACTGGCCGGGCAACATCCGGGAGCTGGAGAATGTCATCCAGCGCGCCCTGATCCTGGCCCGCGGCAGCACCCTCACCGAGCGGGATCTGGTCTTCTCGCCACCGCCCAGCGCTGCGGCCAGCCGTCCAGCCGTGCAGATGGACGATTCCGAGCTCCTCTCCCGGCCCCTCAAGACCTCCCTGGGCGAACTGGAGAAACGGATTCTGACCGCGGCGATCACCAAGTGCAGCGGCCGGGTTCACACCGCGGCCGAGATGCTCGGCATCGGCAAGACGGTCCTCTACGACAAGCTGAAACGGTACAGCGTCAAGTGGTAGCAACCGGCATGG contains the following coding sequences:
- a CDS encoding sigma-54-dependent Fis family transcriptional regulator, translating into MTTNDLGSFFASVGLLVEPAYVAEGACIRAANDALAHLLGYRREELTGRPLADIAPAAHQEVVVRTQAAGEDVEGFRTHAIHRTGALIDVVLGLQPVEMPNGRAVQVAFKKACMLSLPETVTAAEARADVERVSAELARAREETQRLALHKEQLLGAMREMVFLISQDHVIEYMNPSAQAAFGPMRGQLCHVALHGQAEPCPEPCPLTLIDSEARGAELVETCLGDRDVEYSAVRFEGYRGDVLALVVMRDVTKRKQMEREIEAFNSNLEEVIQKKISQLKESESIRLQLAQEVNVLRSQLDAEGEQDGLIGNSSAIREIREIARNLAATDATVLITGESGTGKELVANLIHRNSTRRDRVFLKFNCAAVSESLLESDLFGYERGAFTGATARRKGKFEFADGGSIFLDEIGDISPRMQVALLRVLQNGEIQRVGSSETVLVDVRVIASTNANLPVKVMRNEFREDLYYRLNIINIHLPPLRDRKDDIVPLASHFVRKYRKDFSKNIDFVPMEVINRLLAYDWPGNIRELENVIQRALILARGSTLTERDLVFSPPPSAAASRPAVQMDDSELLSRPLKTSLGELEKRILTAAITKCSGRVHTAAEMLGIGKTVLYDKLKRYSVKW
- the glmS gene encoding glutamine--fructose-6-phosphate transaminase (isomerizing), giving the protein MCGIVGYVGPRQAVPVLVEGLKRLEYRGYDSAGVVFLHGGELVRQRCQGKLVNLEEALEGRQDLASHIGLGHTRWATHGAPTEANAHPHSDCTGRLVVVHNGIIENYHSLREELKGRGHVFASETDTEVVAHLVEEALAQGLALAAAVRQALGRVDGSYAVGVLWQGAPDRLIAARNQSPLVLGVKEGGGAFMASDVPALLPYTREVLYLDDQEMAELSADRIAVSRLADGIPVDKPVQHIDWNAAMAEKAGFKHFMLKEIFEQPQAVQSTLRGRLNPETGLVDLSEIGLPAEVWQRAERVCFVACGTSWHAALVGKYWIERWARLPVEVDIASEFRYRSLVLDERVITVPISQSGETADTLAGMRLAKRLGSPILAICNVVGSTMTREADGTLYTHAGPEIGVASTKAFTSQLAALALLALQLAQVRGTLSREEQRVLVHGLVELPAILEQELPRIQAESQALARAFADSRDFLYLGRGLHFPIALEGALKLKEISYIHAEGYAAGEMKHGPIALIDRDMPVLTLAPRDAVYEKVISNVEEVRSRHGRIILIGSAGDTALARISEHVLLLPVIQEALTPILATIPLQLLAYEIATLRGCDVDQPRNLAKSVTVE